The Rhizophagus irregularis chromosome 16, complete sequence genome segment AAGATATATTGTCTAGAAGGGATGATTTGGACAGATCTCAAATTAaggaaataatggaaaatattaAAGCAAAAGTTAAAGATACAGGAGAATATACTGGAACTCCTACAATCTTAagtaaacttaatttttagaaaaattttagtactaaaatttatctaaatgaattagaaattcttctttttaatcttttttgaGCTTAAaatcttagtaataattttatgtctGTTTACTGTAGTTCTATTGTggaactttattataaaaattttgttgttttagAGTAATCGCAGTAAGATAAGGTGCACTTATTGGAGGCTGTAATGGATCTAAactctttttctttatagtagaagaaaaaaatttatttaattttagttatatttaataaaaacatttgaacctatttattaattaatacatgCCTCAAGCGGATAAGTCATATCCGAATCAAATCCactaattgaaataattaggTGAATCTGCTGAATCATATAAATTCTTATGAATTAAAAGTGATGTTACCTTAGATCACCACAAGCGATAAATGGAACTATCACACGATTTGGACCCAAAAGTTCATTTTGTTTTCCTATTATGTTAAAacgtattaataaaaattatatcaaattgtaatataaataaaacataaaaccATAAGATAAATCGAGTAAAGGATTAATCATTGTTGGAACATAATCCTTTGGAGGCGTATAATTTTGACACACGACAAATGCTTctagaaattaaattaattttatattttaactaataatcaatttccagataatgaatttaaaaagtgaaaaatatgATACCTACCTATACTTGAATTTCTTGAACTTCTAGGTTTACTACAAGTAacaattggaaaaaaaattttaagttgagaatataataaagtaatatctTTACCACGAAATATTTTTGCTATAAAAGTTCCTCCCGgatgtaaaatatttgtcGTAATATTTAAtgctgataataataattgtgcTTGAATATATTCATCCATATCATGTAGTCCagttactatattatttatataagaattaatatttgaaaattatttataacatgaaaatgtataaattacaaatagatACCGTCTGGTGCACCATCACATACTATAAGATCTGCCAATTCACCttcaaaatatgaaataatttgttCTGCTGTTGATAGTTTTGTAATATCACCTTGAATTTGAATAACTCCTTCAAGAGGTGCCTTAACAAGAAAGTTTATGTTATGTCACGGTTTATATCACAAAAATTTGTGTCTGTAAAAATCTACCATCGCTTGCAAGTCTACAGCAACAATTTTTGGAGGTGGTGCATCTTTAGGACGATTTTCACTATAAATCATTACAATTTTACCATAGATcaaaataatatgataatcaactaattatactaatatactttaatttttttgttaatacttGGGACCAACTACCAGGAGCAGCACATAAATCAACTGCCCGTTGAAttcctatttataaaaattttttaaaattttaaaattttccttttctcTTACTGCCTCACTAATacgcttttaaattttaaattaaatttctacctttaaaaatgttaaattctTCATCAATTTGAAGTAATTTGAATGCGCTTCTAGCTCTCCAACCTTGTTCCTTAGctaatctataataaatatcacgtTTATCTTTTGATGATTTTCCCATGAAGAAAAGAAGATTCGATTAAGTCGTATATAGgcaaaattatcatttatattggACTATCATGTCGATCATTAATAATAGTCAAAATCTTTTCTACCTAATTTAACTTTTCAGTATGTCTCACCATGCTCCAATTATTCATCGTTCGCGTAAAGCTCCTCAAGAAGAAGAGGATGCcgcaaaattaaaatttggcgAAGGTTTGTTAGATCTTTCTTTGTaatgcaattaaaattttattatattaagtttttaattattcgaCAGATTTTGAGGATGAAGAGTTTCTATTTATTTCTGAAGTAGCACTTTTGTTAGAAAAAATACCAGATTCTCAAAAGAATAATACGttagttataaatttatgattcatgtttgatttacaatatattatataatatacattatcttcctttaattaaaattatcagcGTGTACAAAAAAACCGAGGAATTAGTAAATACGTTTACAAGATTTCATAATGATGAATCAGTTCGTGAACTTCGAAAGTAAGTAAAATAAcgtacaaattttttattaactagttttttaaaaatttttaaaagttttagaatcactaaataaaatttcacattatttatatttcaatgaattttaattaaaggtaaaaagattttgatccatttttttatttaaagtacgATATCAATTATTTACGTAATTATTGTTCGAACTACAGAACTTTAATGAGACACAAGCTACATAAGTATGAATTAGCACAGTTGGCAAATCTAGTTTGTGAAGAAATAGATGAGGCAAAATCACTAATACCAAGGTAacataaaatgatttaaagataatattttatacgaTCACGATATTTATATGCAGATTTTATAAATCCACAGTTTAGCCAAAAGAAGTGATGAGGAAATTCGTGCCATGCTTGATGACATTTCAgcattgaaaaaatatcaaagttaAAAGATGACTTAAGGTAATTTTCTCGGTGGACACTGTAACTTGATTCTTCTAGTCaatattaattactttaaCCCTCATCTATTCTAGAGAGTAAATCATCTTAATAAATACGATATTTTGAAGTTTtctattttttacatatatttaatatataaagttcGATACTGCGTGTCTTGCGCCAAGACAATAACTAAAAATCATGGCACCTTCCCGTAATAGTTATCATATACCCTTAACGTAGATGTTTAAAAcctagaatttttttatacgaaataaaaatttcctttaaCGGGATACGTATAGAATTACGTGATTATTttaaactacaaaaaaaaacgattttcATCGTACAAGTCAcgtgtataaaattttcatatatactataaataCTATTGACAAAGCAAATTCTTTCTTTCTCTTTCTTACGTATTTGGActgtaataattttctaataggtgaggaataaaattatacaactCAATTAATATTCTGAATTGACCACTACTAACCCATGcatataagtaaaaataaatattttacttataaaattcgcttttaattattttataatgtgaatcatttttcattatcaaaaaaaaaaaaaagtgaatcacaAAGCAAAATGATCTTATAACATAATTAGGCAGGTatgaaacttttaaattttaataatcattcaTTAGGTAATTCTAACAATTGTGCTTATTTTTATACCAGTCGTAAATATATTATGGATCAAACTTTACCATTTAAATATGTATCATCAGATGAAGAAAGTAGAAGTTTAGAAACAGGTATagtaaattgtaatatatataaatatgtatttttaatttgatataatattaatcatgatattttaaaaattgtagtTGATGTTTATGTTAGTGATGTGAAACCAGAAGAAACTGGAccaattataaagtaaattataaaa includes the following:
- a CDS encoding Putative tRNA (cytidine(32)/guanosine(34)-2'-O)-methyltransferase, whose amino-acid sequence is MGKSSKDKRDIYYRLAKEQGWRARSAFKLLQIDEEFNIFKGIQRAVDLCAAPGSWSQVLTKKLNENRPKDAPPPKIVAVDLQAMAPLEGVIQIQGDITKLSTAEQIISYFEGELADLIVCDGAPDVTGLHDMDEYIQAQLLLSALNITTNILHPGGTFIAKIFRGKDITLLYSQLKIFFPIVTCSKPRSSRNSSIEAFVVCQNYTPPKDYVPTMINPLLDLSYGFMFYLYYNLI